From Cellulomonas dongxiuzhuiae, the proteins below share one genomic window:
- a CDS encoding STAS domain-containing protein, with translation MEVQVTTEDVGVRTVVRVAGEVDVASADRLRERIALLLSGGRTDLVVDLTAVTFMDSTGLGLLVGTLKRVRIAGGRLDLVVDSERLLKVFRITGLTQVFTIHGTLDAALAS, from the coding sequence ATGGAGGTGCAGGTGACGACCGAGGACGTCGGCGTGCGCACGGTCGTGCGCGTCGCGGGCGAGGTCGACGTGGCCTCCGCCGACCGGTTGCGTGAGCGCATCGCGCTGCTCCTCTCCGGCGGCCGCACCGACCTGGTCGTCGACCTCACGGCCGTGACGTTCATGGACTCCACGGGCCTGGGGCTGCTCGTCGGCACGCTCAAGCGCGTGCGGATCGCGGGTGGTCGCCTCGATCTGGTGGTCGACTCGGAGCGTCTCCTCAAGGTCTTCCGCATCACGGGCCTCACGCAGGTCTTCACCATCCACGGCACGCTGGACGCCGCGCTCGCATCCTGA
- a CDS encoding sodium-translocating pyrophosphatase, which produces MQLGATSITIVTAIAVIGLAALVVAAVLRRQVLAAGEGTASMQEIARAVQEGASAFLSRQFRTLAVFAAVVCALLFLLPGDSGIKIGRSVFFLVGAGFSAAIGFLGMWLATRANLRVAAAASGPDGRAEGARIAFRTGGVVGMAVVGLGLVGASLVVLLYRGEAPAVLEGFGFGAALLAMFMRVGGGIFTKAADVGADLVGKVEQGIPEDDPRNPATIADNVGDNVGDCAGMAADLFESYAVMLVAALILGRAAFGEEGMVFPLIVTAVGALVAALGVAITRVRGAESGLAAINRGFYVSALVGVLLASAAAYVYLPATFAELPGGTTGLEGHAGDPRLVASLAVLIGVVLAGVILWVTGYFTGTTSKPTLHVARTTLTGPATVVLSGIGVGFESAVYTTGIIAAAICGVFLLAGGSVPLALFLIALAGCGLLTTVGVIVAMDTFGPVSDNAQGIAEMSGDVTPEGAQILTDLDAVGNTTKAVTKGIAIATAVLAATALFGSYADAVRTALDEISGGLGGDLVEAMMSYDIINPITLVGVILGGATVFLFSGLAIDAVTRAAGAIVFEVRRQFRDNPGIMTGEVRPEYARVVDMCTRDSLRELATPGLLAAFAPIAVGFGLGVGPLAGFLAGTIATGVLMAVFLSNSGGTWDNAKKIIEDGSYGGKGSPAHAAAVIGDTVGDPFKDTAGPAINPLIKVMNLVSVLIAPAIVAVSVGEDANHTLRLTIALVATAIAFGAVIASRLRAAKVDREGRLEHEAQLVG; this is translated from the coding sequence ATGCAGCTCGGTGCCACGAGCATCACGATCGTCACGGCGATCGCCGTGATTGGACTGGCGGCCCTCGTGGTCGCCGCCGTGCTCCGTCGCCAGGTCCTGGCGGCCGGTGAGGGCACGGCCTCGATGCAGGAGATCGCCCGCGCGGTGCAGGAGGGCGCGTCCGCCTTCCTGAGTCGGCAGTTCCGCACGCTCGCGGTGTTCGCCGCCGTGGTGTGCGCCTTGCTCTTCCTGCTGCCCGGGGACAGCGGCATCAAGATCGGGCGGTCCGTCTTCTTCCTCGTCGGCGCCGGCTTCTCGGCCGCCATCGGGTTCCTCGGGATGTGGCTCGCCACGCGCGCGAACCTGCGCGTCGCGGCGGCCGCCTCGGGGCCGGACGGCCGCGCGGAGGGTGCACGGATCGCGTTCCGCACCGGCGGCGTGGTCGGCATGGCCGTGGTGGGCCTCGGCCTCGTCGGCGCGTCGCTCGTCGTGCTCCTCTACCGGGGCGAGGCGCCCGCGGTGCTCGAGGGCTTCGGCTTCGGCGCCGCGCTGCTCGCGATGTTCATGCGCGTGGGCGGAGGCATCTTCACCAAGGCCGCCGACGTGGGCGCGGACCTGGTCGGCAAGGTCGAGCAGGGCATCCCCGAGGACGACCCGCGCAACCCCGCGACGATCGCCGACAACGTCGGTGACAACGTGGGGGACTGCGCCGGGATGGCCGCGGACCTGTTCGAGTCCTACGCGGTCATGCTGGTCGCGGCCCTCATCCTCGGCCGGGCGGCGTTCGGCGAGGAGGGCATGGTGTTCCCGCTGATCGTCACCGCGGTGGGTGCGCTCGTCGCGGCCCTCGGTGTCGCGATCACGCGGGTGCGGGGTGCCGAGAGCGGGCTGGCGGCGATCAACCGCGGCTTCTACGTCTCGGCGCTCGTGGGCGTGCTGCTCGCGTCGGCCGCGGCGTACGTGTACCTGCCGGCGACGTTCGCCGAGCTTCCCGGCGGCACGACGGGCCTCGAGGGCCACGCGGGCGACCCCCGCCTCGTCGCCTCGCTCGCCGTGCTCATCGGCGTGGTCCTCGCCGGCGTCATCCTGTGGGTCACCGGCTACTTCACCGGCACCACCAGCAAGCCGACGCTGCACGTGGCACGCACGACGCTCACGGGCCCCGCCACGGTCGTGCTGTCCGGCATCGGCGTGGGCTTCGAGTCCGCGGTCTACACCACCGGCATCATCGCGGCCGCCATCTGCGGCGTGTTCCTGCTGGCCGGTGGCTCGGTGCCGCTCGCGCTGTTCCTCATCGCGCTGGCGGGCTGCGGCCTGCTGACGACGGTGGGCGTCATCGTCGCCATGGACACGTTCGGCCCGGTCAGCGACAACGCGCAGGGCATCGCCGAGATGTCGGGCGACGTGACGCCCGAGGGCGCGCAGATCCTCACGGACCTCGACGCCGTCGGCAACACCACCAAGGCCGTCACCAAGGGCATCGCGATCGCGACGGCCGTGCTCGCCGCCACCGCGCTGTTCGGCTCCTACGCGGACGCGGTCCGCACGGCGCTCGACGAGATCTCCGGCGGGCTCGGCGGGGACCTCGTGGAGGCGATGATGTCGTACGACATCATCAACCCGATCACGCTCGTGGGCGTGATCCTGGGTGGCGCCACGGTCTTCCTGTTCTCCGGCCTGGCCATCGACGCGGTGACGCGGGCCGCGGGCGCGATCGTCTTCGAGGTGCGTCGCCAGTTCCGGGACAACCCCGGGATCATGACGGGCGAGGTGCGCCCCGAGTACGCCAGGGTCGTCGACATGTGCACGCGCGACTCGCTGCGCGAGCTGGCGACCCCCGGGCTGCTGGCCGCGTTCGCGCCGATCGCCGTCGGCTTCGGCCTGGGCGTCGGGCCCCTCGCAGGCTTCCTGGCCGGGACGATCGCCACCGGCGTGCTCATGGCCGTGTTCCTGTCGAACTCCGGCGGCACCTGGGACAACGCGAAGAAGATCATCGAGGACGGCAGCTACGGCGGCAAGGGCTCGCCCGCCCACGCGGCCGCCGTCATCGGCGACACCGTCGGCGACCCGTTCAAGGACACCGCCGGCCCGGCGATCAACCCGCTCATCAAGGTGATGAACCTGGTGTCCGTGCTGATCGCCCCGGCGATCGTCGCGGTGTCCGTCGGCGAGGACGCGAACCACACGCTGCGCCTGACCATCGCGCTCGTCGCCACGGCCATCGCGTTCGGTGCGGTCATCGCCTCGCGGCTGCGCGCCGCGAAGGTCGACCGCGAGGGACGTCTCGAGCACGAGGCGCAGCTCGTCGGCTGA
- a CDS encoding endonuclease/exonuclease/phosphatase family protein: MDARDVGTLRVMTYNLRGLRDELDALVDVVRSVRPDVLAVQEPPRGATGRARLRGFAARTGLRVAVGGGGARTTALLVAPYRSVHDAAGLRLPWRVGRTRRGVATARVDGVRVVVVHLGLRAAERGRHVDLVVRRLLRGPDGPVVVAGDLNERPGGPSWAVLAEAAGGLQDAASVAGADQPTYPADVPRVRIDVVLVDHRLPVLDAWVLDDAAVGVASDHRPLVVDLHLPA, translated from the coding sequence GTGGACGCGCGCGACGTCGGGACGCTACGGGTGATGACCTACAACCTGCGCGGCCTGCGCGACGAGCTCGACGCGCTCGTCGACGTCGTGCGCAGCGTGCGCCCCGACGTGCTGGCGGTCCAGGAGCCGCCCCGCGGGGCGACGGGACGGGCCCGGCTGCGGGGGTTCGCCGCCCGGACCGGGCTGCGCGTCGCCGTCGGCGGCGGCGGTGCGCGGACGACCGCCCTGCTCGTCGCGCCCTACCGCAGCGTGCACGACGCGGCCGGCCTGCGGCTGCCCTGGCGGGTCGGACGCACACGCCGCGGTGTCGCGACCGCCCGGGTCGACGGCGTCCGGGTCGTGGTCGTGCACCTGGGGCTGCGTGCCGCCGAGCGGGGCCGGCACGTCGACCTGGTGGTCCGGCGTCTGCTGCGGGGCCCGGACGGGCCGGTCGTCGTGGCGGGCGACCTCAACGAGCGCCCCGGTGGGCCGTCGTGGGCCGTCCTGGCCGAGGCTGCGGGAGGGCTGCAGGACGCGGCGAGCGTCGCGGGGGCGGACCAGCCGACCTACCCGGCGGATGTCCCCCGCGTGCGCATCGACGTGGTCCTGGTGGACCACCGCCTGCCCGTGCTGGACGCGTGGGTGCTCGACGACGCCGCGGTGGGCGTCGCCAGCGACCACCGGCCGCTGGTCGTCGACCTGCACCTGCCGGCCTGA
- a CDS encoding ribonucleoside triphosphate reductase — translation MSQQDRTGTPVVVEVASTVDEYLDRSDWRVNANANQGYSLGGLILNTAGKVIANYWLSEVYPAAVGEAHRDGSMHVHDLDMLSGYCAGWSLRTLLQEGLNGVPGKVEARPPKHFSAAIGQIVNFLGTMQNEWAGAQAFSSFDTFLAPYVRLDGLTYTEVRQGIQELVYNLNVPSRWGTQTPFTNLTFDWTCPADLADQTPFVADEPCDFTYGDLQAEMDMINRAYMEVMTEGDASGRVFTFPIPTYNITKDFPWESENADRLWAMTAKYGLPYFQNFINSDMEPGDVRSMCCRLQLDLRELLKRGNGLFGSGEQTGSIGVVTVNCARLGFLHPGDEAALVADLDRLLDLARTSLELKRVTIQRLMDEGLFPYSRRYLGSLDSHFSTIGVNGLNEMVRNFTGDLYDITDERGHAMALRVLDHVRARMVEFQEETGNLYNLEATPAEGTTYRFAKEDRKRYPTILQAGTSAHPYYTNSSQLPVGFTDDPFEALERQDELQTRYTGGTVLHLYMSERISTPEACRELVRRALSTFRLPYLTVTPTFSICPAHGYLAGEHPTCPTCEEDGEVTTCEVWTRVMGYHRPVSSFNIGKQGEHAERVPFLETAGARA, via the coding sequence ATGTCGCAGCAGGACCGCACCGGCACCCCGGTCGTCGTCGAGGTCGCGTCGACCGTCGACGAGTACCTCGACCGCAGCGACTGGCGGGTCAACGCCAACGCCAACCAGGGGTACTCGCTGGGCGGGCTGATCCTCAACACGGCCGGCAAGGTCATCGCCAACTACTGGCTGAGCGAGGTGTACCCGGCGGCCGTCGGCGAGGCGCACCGCGACGGGTCGATGCACGTCCACGACCTCGACATGCTCTCCGGCTACTGCGCGGGCTGGTCGCTGCGCACCCTCCTGCAGGAGGGGCTCAACGGCGTCCCCGGCAAGGTCGAGGCCCGCCCGCCGAAGCACTTCAGCGCCGCGATCGGTCAGATCGTCAACTTCCTCGGCACGATGCAGAACGAGTGGGCGGGGGCGCAGGCGTTCAGCAGCTTCGACACGTTCCTGGCGCCGTACGTCCGGCTCGACGGCCTGACGTACACCGAGGTCCGCCAGGGGATCCAGGAGCTCGTCTACAACCTCAACGTGCCGTCGCGCTGGGGCACGCAGACCCCGTTCACCAACCTCACGTTCGACTGGACGTGCCCCGCGGACCTCGCGGACCAGACGCCGTTCGTCGCCGACGAGCCGTGCGACTTCACGTACGGCGACCTGCAGGCCGAGATGGACATGATCAACCGCGCCTACATGGAGGTCATGACCGAGGGGGACGCGTCCGGCCGCGTCTTCACCTTCCCGATCCCGACGTACAACATCACCAAGGACTTCCCGTGGGAGTCGGAGAACGCCGACCGCCTGTGGGCCATGACGGCCAAGTACGGGCTGCCGTACTTCCAGAACTTCATCAACTCCGACATGGAGCCGGGCGACGTGCGGTCCATGTGCTGCCGCCTCCAGCTGGACCTGCGCGAGCTGCTCAAGCGCGGCAACGGGCTGTTCGGCTCCGGTGAGCAGACGGGGTCCATCGGCGTCGTCACGGTCAACTGCGCGCGGCTGGGGTTCCTGCACCCGGGCGACGAGGCGGCCCTCGTCGCCGACCTCGACCGGCTGCTCGACCTCGCGCGCACGTCGCTCGAGCTCAAGCGCGTCACCATCCAGCGCCTCATGGACGAGGGTCTCTTCCCGTACTCCCGGCGGTACCTGGGCTCGCTCGACAGCCACTTCTCGACGATCGGCGTCAACGGGCTCAACGAGATGGTCCGCAACTTCACGGGCGACCTGTACGACATCACCGACGAGCGCGGCCACGCGATGGCGCTGCGGGTCCTGGACCACGTGCGCGCGCGGATGGTCGAGTTCCAGGAGGAGACGGGCAACCTCTACAACCTCGAGGCCACCCCCGCGGAGGGCACCACGTACCGGTTCGCCAAGGAGGACCGCAAGAGGTACCCGACGATCCTGCAGGCCGGGACCTCCGCGCACCCCTACTACACCAACTCCTCGCAGCTGCCGGTGGGCTTCACGGACGACCCGTTCGAGGCGCTCGAGCGGCAGGACGAGCTGCAGACCCGGTACACGGGCGGCACGGTGCTGCACCTGTACATGTCGGAGCGCATCTCGACGCCCGAGGCGTGCCGCGAGCTCGTCAGGCGCGCCCTGAGCACGTTCCGGCTGCCGTACCTGACGGTCACACCGACCTTCTCCATCTGCCCGGCGCACGGCTACCTGGCCGGCGAGCACCCCACGTGCCCCACGTGCGAGGAGGACGGCGAGGTCACGACGTGCGAGGTGTGGACCCGCGTCATGGGCTACCACCGGCCCGTCAGCTCGTTCAACATCGGCAAGCAGGGCGAGCACGCCGAGCGCGTGCCGTTCCTCGAGACCGCCGGGGCGCGGGCGTGA
- a CDS encoding anaerobic ribonucleoside-triphosphate reductase activating protein: MTAHHDAGSGGPVQGSCGPDGWEQRASSLQIAGLTPLSTVDWPGRLVATAFLQGCPWRCTYCHNSAILDVRLPGVVAWSTVTDLLRRRRGLLDGLVLSGGEPTRQAGVVAAAREVKEAGFLVGLHTAGAYPARLPDLLPYVDWVGLDIKAPAHLYRAITRAGGETTTADKAFASLRLVLDSGVDVQVRTTVDPTVLTDGDVADLTVALADLGVRDHVLQQVRPDGATDEYAQALARVPRERLHRG, from the coding sequence GTGACCGCTCACCACGACGCCGGATCGGGCGGCCCCGTGCAGGGGTCGTGCGGCCCGGACGGCTGGGAGCAGCGGGCCTCGTCCCTGCAGATCGCGGGCCTGACGCCGCTGTCGACGGTCGACTGGCCCGGCAGGCTCGTCGCCACGGCGTTCCTGCAGGGGTGCCCGTGGCGGTGCACGTACTGCCACAACAGCGCGATCCTCGACGTCCGGCTGCCGGGCGTCGTGGCGTGGTCCACGGTCACGGACCTGCTGCGCCGGCGCCGGGGGCTGCTCGACGGCCTCGTGCTGTCCGGCGGGGAGCCGACGCGGCAGGCGGGCGTCGTCGCGGCGGCCCGCGAGGTCAAGGAGGCCGGCTTCCTGGTCGGCCTGCACACCGCGGGCGCCTACCCCGCGCGGCTGCCCGACCTGCTGCCGTACGTCGACTGGGTGGGTCTGGACATCAAGGCCCCGGCGCACCTGTACCGCGCGATCACCCGCGCGGGCGGCGAGACGACGACCGCGGACAAGGCGTTCGCGTCCCTGCGCCTCGTCCTCGACAGCGGCGTCGACGTGCAGGTCCGCACGACCGTCGACCCGACGGTCCTGACGGACGGCGACGTCGCGGACCTGACGGTGGCGCTGGCCGACCTGGGAGTCCGGGACCACGTCCTGCAGCAGGTCCGTCCCGACGGGGCGACCGACGAGTACGCGCAGGCGCTCGCGCGCGTCCCCCGGGAGCGGCTGCACCGGGGGTGA
- a CDS encoding SigE family RNA polymerase sigma factor: MTTWQDALDELVRTRGRALVGYAYLLTGDSREAEDLVQDALVRTFTRGRGTREVASAEAYVRRAILTTYVDGFRRRRHWATIRHLTAVPEPNPPDGPHAGPEAVVTTRLAVQQALALLPPRERACIVLRHFEDMTVAQVADALSLSVGTVKRYLSDATRTLESHLGDLSGADDTPAHHTDEVLVTVRRSR, from the coding sequence GTGACCACCTGGCAGGACGCGCTGGACGAGCTCGTCCGCACGCGCGGTCGTGCGCTCGTCGGCTACGCCTACCTGCTCACGGGCGACTCCCGCGAGGCGGAGGACCTCGTGCAGGACGCCCTGGTGCGCACGTTCACCCGCGGACGCGGCACGCGCGAGGTCGCGTCTGCCGAGGCGTACGTGCGGCGGGCCATCCTCACGACCTACGTCGACGGGTTCCGCCGACGGAGGCACTGGGCCACGATCCGGCACCTGACCGCCGTGCCCGAGCCGAACCCGCCCGACGGCCCCCACGCGGGCCCCGAAGCGGTGGTGACGACGCGCCTCGCGGTGCAGCAGGCGCTCGCCCTGCTGCCGCCCCGCGAGCGCGCGTGCATCGTCCTGCGCCACTTCGAGGACATGACGGTCGCGCAGGTCGCCGACGCCCTGTCCCTGTCCGTCGGCACCGTCAAGCGGTACCTCTCGGACGCCACCCGCACGCTCGAGTCCCACCTCGGCGACCTCTCCGGAGCCGACGACACGCCCGCGCACCACACCGACGAGGTCCTCGTCACGGTCCGGAGGTCACGATGA
- a CDS encoding DUF7059 domain-containing protein — MTATPDTPVVVPALVDALRADLAAADFTVEHVDELLGPVAAGALTRGEVLPALRATAPGTASGSAPAAVLTRAFLLGVPVRAAALQTALPSVGVAGARRLGLVDVAGHGDDDDVAALVDLRPYAASDGAGDAAWWVASDLGELATGGPLRTDHVLGVGGASLTLAQATVRDPRRRVLDLGTGCGVQALHASRHAAHVVATDLSTRALAFARFTTALAGLGDDRVELRAGSMLEPVAGDTFDLVVSNPPFVITPRRGDVPAYDYRDGGRAGDDLVRDLVTDVGSVLAPGGVAQLLANWEVRDGEEWHERIGAWVDASGLDAWVVLRDQQDPAQYAETWIRDGGTTPADRATWTARYGAWLDDLASRDVASVGFGVVTLRRPVAGAATLRRLESQTGPVRQPLGPVISAALAAHDATAHLSAEGLAGLRLTVAPDVTEERYLQPGAVDPRVVLLRQGRGFGRTVQAGTALAAFVGACDGELTAGQIVGALGALLDVPASDVAADVLPTVRGLLTDGLLTIA, encoded by the coding sequence GTGACCGCCACCCCTGACACGCCCGTCGTCGTCCCCGCGCTCGTCGACGCGCTGCGCGCGGACCTCGCCGCCGCCGACTTCACGGTCGAGCACGTCGACGAGCTCCTCGGCCCCGTCGCGGCAGGCGCCCTGACCCGCGGCGAGGTGCTTCCGGCGCTGCGCGCGACTGCCCCCGGCACCGCGTCCGGGTCGGCGCCGGCCGCCGTGCTCACGCGCGCGTTCCTGCTCGGTGTGCCGGTGCGCGCCGCCGCGCTGCAGACCGCGCTGCCGTCCGTCGGTGTCGCGGGTGCGCGACGCCTCGGGCTGGTGGACGTCGCGGGCCACGGCGACGACGACGACGTCGCGGCCCTCGTCGACCTGCGTCCCTACGCCGCGAGCGACGGTGCGGGCGACGCCGCGTGGTGGGTCGCGTCGGACCTGGGCGAGCTCGCGACCGGCGGGCCGCTGCGCACCGACCACGTGCTCGGCGTCGGCGGTGCGTCGCTGACGCTCGCGCAGGCGACGGTCCGGGACCCGCGCCGTCGCGTGCTCGACCTCGGCACGGGGTGCGGCGTGCAGGCGCTGCACGCGAGCCGGCACGCGGCGCACGTCGTCGCGACGGACCTGTCGACGCGCGCCCTGGCCTTCGCGCGCTTCACGACCGCGCTGGCCGGGCTGGGGGACGACCGTGTCGAGCTGCGCGCCGGGTCGATGCTCGAGCCGGTCGCCGGTGACACCTTCGACCTCGTCGTCTCCAACCCGCCGTTCGTCATCACGCCGCGCCGCGGCGACGTGCCCGCCTACGACTACCGCGACGGCGGCCGGGCCGGTGACGACCTCGTGCGCGACCTGGTCACGGACGTCGGCAGCGTGCTGGCGCCCGGCGGCGTGGCGCAGCTGCTCGCCAACTGGGAGGTGCGTGACGGCGAGGAGTGGCACGAGCGCATCGGCGCGTGGGTCGACGCGTCGGGCCTCGACGCGTGGGTCGTGCTGCGCGACCAGCAGGACCCCGCGCAGTACGCCGAGACCTGGATCCGTGACGGCGGCACGACACCGGCCGACCGCGCCACGTGGACGGCGCGCTACGGCGCGTGGCTCGACGACCTGGCGTCCCGGGACGTCGCGTCGGTCGGCTTCGGCGTCGTCACGCTGCGTCGTCCGGTCGCGGGCGCGGCGACCCTGCGCCGCCTGGAGTCGCAGACGGGTCCGGTGCGGCAGCCGCTCGGACCCGTGATCTCCGCCGCGCTCGCCGCGCACGACGCCACCGCGCACCTGTCCGCCGAGGGGCTCGCGGGGCTTCGCCTGACCGTCGCCCCCGACGTCACCGAGGAGCGCTACCTGCAGCCCGGTGCGGTCGACCCGCGGGTCGTGCTGCTGCGGCAGGGCAGGGGCTTCGGGCGCACGGTCCAGGCGGGCACGGCGCTCGCGGCGTTCGTCGGCGCGTGCGACGGCGAGCTCACGGCCGGGCAGATCGTCGGCGCGCTGGGTGCGCTGCTCGACGTCCCGGCGTCCGACGTCGCCGCCGACGTGCTGCCCACGGTGCGCGGTCTGCTCACCGACGGCCTCCTGACGATCGCCTGA